CTGATATTTCCCCTTCAGTACATCTATCTGTGCATTTTTCTCCTTCACCTGATCTTGCAGAGACATAGCCACCACCTCTCTTCCTGTTTGAGCTTCAGGCAGAGCCACAACTAAAGTGGGATCTTCAAACTGAGCAACACTTCCTTCACCTCTCAGCCTACGCACTTAATCTCGCAAACCTCCAATCAAATCACTCCAAAACTTCAGCAAAGGAccatcatgcaattcaacaaagccACAACCGCCATATTGTTCAATTGTAGCATCAGAAATCATTCCGAGAGGAGAAGAACAAATGAACAAAAAATAAGACCAAAATGAAGCTCACCATGGCATCCATGCAGACGTCGTACCTCCTGCCTGGGTTCTGACGGCTccacgagatccatctcggcgcctTCCGACGCGGATTGAACCAGCAGAGCTTCTCCGTCTTGTACACCATCGGGTTCTCCCGGTAGACCACAACATTGCCTTCGACGCAGCCGCCGCCGCGCTCAGGAAtcacgtccgccgccaccgcctaaCCCTAGTTTCTTCCCCAATATCCCCAATCTGTTTGTTGTTCGTCCCCACATGTTGTGGTTATGGCCTACCACTCAGAACAATCCCGGTTTGTTGGAAACGAGAGTTTTGGCAATGCtactcgatgtattgatcggtgcatagcgcacgtatatatggagtacaaagtgggccacaacctcaactatacaatgactaggaggtgggccgaggtatacaatatacatgcacaaaccatatgttcaacacccccccccccccccgcgcgtgcagtcgaagcgtcgccggagacgcaaagactggacctgaaCTCCTCGAAAACAGAAGTAGGCAGTCATTTCATCATGACATCGGCGAACTGTTGCGCCGTCGGGACGTGGAGGATCCGGATGCGCCCAAGAGCCACCTACTCACGAACAAAGTGTATgtcgagctcaatgtgcttcgttcgacgatggtggaccgggttggcggagaggtacacggcagagacattgtcgcagtagacgagcgtggccttgtgaacatcacaaagcaactcctggagcagctgacgaagccaagagcattcagcaacggcgttagccactgctcgatactctgcctcggcactcgagcgggaGACGGTGGGCTGTCGCTTGGATGACCAAGAGATCAGGGACGACCCAAGGTAGACACAGCACCCCGAGGTGGAGCGTCGTGTGTCCGGGCAGCTagcccagtccgcatcagagtaggcgacgaggtcggtggaggcggaggccatCAGCGTAAGTCCCATGGACGGGGTACCGTGTATGTAACGGAGGATACGCTTCACCAGGGTCCAGTCAGAGTCGCACGGAGCATGCATGTAAAGACAGACCTGCTGAACAGCATACTGCAAATCGGGGCGCGTCAGAGTCAGGTACTGCAGAGCGCCCACAATGGAGCGATAGAATGCCGCATCGGATGCGGGAGAACCCTCCAGAGCAGAAACCTTGGCCTTGGTGTCGACGGGCGTGGGAGCAGGCTTGCATTTAAGCATGCTAGCATGGTCAAGAAGCTCATGAGCATATCGCTGCTGGTGTAGGAAGAACCCATCTAGCTGTCGAACCACCTCGATGCCAAggaagtagtgcaggggccccaagtccttaAGGGCAAACTCATCGCGAAGAGGAGCAGTGAGCCGCTGAAGGAGCGTGGCAGTggatgccgtcaggatgatgtcatcgacatatagCAGCAAGTAGGTCGTGTCAGCTCCGTGATGGTACACGAAGAGGGACGCATCGGAGCGAGTGGATGTAAATTCGAGCGTCTGCAGGAATGCAGCGATGCactggtaccaggcccgaggcgcctgcttTAACCCATAAAGGGAACGAGAGAAGCACACATGGTCTGGATGCGTGGCGTCGACGAAGCTggtgggctgctcacagaacacctgctcagcGAGGTGgtcgtgcaagaaggcgttggaaatgtccaactgatgcacaggccaAGCTCGGGAGACGGCTAAATGAAGCACGGTGCGAATtgtgcccggtttaacaaccggggcaaaagtgtcggtgaagtccacaccTGCACGTTGCCGAAAGCCCCAAACCACCCAGCGAGCTTTGTAGCGCTCGAGAGTGCCATCTGGGCGAGTCTTGTGCCGAAAGACCCACTTGCGcgtgatgatgttggcacgaggCGGCCGAGGGACGAGGTGCCAGGTGCGGTTCCGCTGGAGAGCGTcaaactcttcctgcatcgcagtGAGCCAGTGAGGATCCCGGAGGGCGGCTCGAGCTGACAATGGGAGAGGGACGGCTCAGAGACGGAAGCAGCGAGAAGATACTCATCGCTGGTGTACCGCGTGCTCGGGCGGAGAGTGCCAGCCCGAGAGCGAGTCATCGGGCGGGGCAGCgggtccggggcggcggcgggcgatgacGAAGAAGAGCCTGCCACCTCCGAGGCCGCAGGCGAGGCCGCGGGAGACGCCGAGAGGGGCGCCGGGGACGCCTGAGGCGTCGCGACCACCGGGGACGCCGACGGCGTGGTGGGAGTCGGGGACGCCAAGGGCGTCGCGGGCGCCGGGGGGTGCGATCCCTGAGGCAGCCAGACGGGGAGAAACTCAACTCGTGGCGCGGGAAGCACCCTCAAAAACGGGAGGCGGCCCAAGAGAAGCACGCGGGCGGCCATCACTGGGAGCGGGCAATGCCGCAACATCCaaaggtacctgctgaaacggacgGGCGAGGCCGCGGGAGACGCTGAGAGGGGCGTCGGGGACGCCTGAGGCGTCGCGGCCACCGGGGACGCCGACGGCGTGGTGGGAGCCGGGGACGCCAAGGGCGTCGCGGGCACCGGGGGGTGCAATCCCTGAGGCAGCCAGACGGGGAGAAACTCGACTCGTGGCGCGGGAGGCACCCTCAAAAACGGGAGGCGGCCCAAGAGAAGCACGCGGGCGGCCATCACCGGGAGCGGGCAATGCCGCAACATCCGAAGGTACCTGCTGAAACGAAAAAActatctcatcaaagtaaacgtgtcgggaagtgatcacccgatgtgagatagaatcatagcagcggtagcctttgATGTTGCGGGgatagccgagaaagatgcaggccaCGGACCTAGGTGCGAGCTTATGCGGAGTAGTGGAAGCGATGCTAGGGTAGCATAGGCAACCGAAGATGCGGAGCTCAGCATAGGAGGGTGGCGTGCCGAACAAAAGGTGATGAGGTGCAAAATTCCCGCGAGTGCGACAGGGACGAATGTTGATGAGTAGTGAAGCGGTGGCAAGCGCGTCGGGCCAAAAACGTGGTGGCACGTTGGCGTGAAAAAGGAGGGTGTGGACGcggtcattaagagtgcgaagcacGCGCTCAGCGCGGCCATTCTGTTGCgaagtgtacgggcaagtgagacgaaaagtcgtgccgtgtgtggcgagaaggttgcggatcgcaagattatcaaactccttcccgttgtctgtttgcaacgcatggatgggacgcccaaactgcatggagacataggagtaaaaagcggTGAGAGTGGCAACAGCATCCGACTTTctccgcaacgggaaggtccacacatcatgcgaaaaatcatcaaatatgacaagataataaagatagcccgtgttacttgcaacaggagaggtccaaacatcactatgaattaattCAAATGGGTATGATGCAACATGAGAGGAAGTCCTAAAAACAAGATGAACATGTTTGCCGagacgacaagcatgacaagtgtgatcgtcgatcttattacacgtgaatgaaaaactccaaagaatatgacgaagggtggcgGTGTTGGGATGGCCGagacgagcatgccaaaggtccactccggcggaaagcgccatgggtgcagcgacggaggaggtggatgagtggaccgggtagagctcgtcggggctgtcacatcggtggagcaccatccgggtacgggcatccttaacagaaaagccaaacatgtcaaattcaacggtgacaggattttcacgtgtaagagaacgaatgGAAACAAGGTTTTTAATGATGTTAGGAGAGACAAGTACGTTAGAAAGATATAATGGCATGGAGTTAGATGGAAAAGCAGCATGACCGACATGAGTAATGGGCATGGAGGAACCGTCGCCCACGGTAATGCGAGCAGTGGTGTGAACGGGGTGAGCGGTAAGAAGGTTACCGGGGTTGCGGCCATGTGAGCCGTGgctccggtgtccatgtaccagtcgccaccGCCAGTGTACTGCTGCGGCGTGGGGGCGGTTTGGAGGGACGCTAGAAGCGCGGGGTCCCAAGGCGTCGGCGGGAGGGCCGGGGCCGACGGCGGCGGCTGTGGAGGCGCCGGCGCGATGAGCGACGGGTACCCACCGGCCGAAGGCGGCCCATAGGCCGCAGAGGGGCCGTAGGGCTGCGCGGCCGCGTACGGCTGAGGAGCCGCGTGAAGCGCCTGATGAGAGGCCGGGCGGGCGCCGGAGAAGCCGGGGACGGGGGCGCGCGGTACGGGCATGGAGTACGCGTGAACGACCCCCGTCTAGGGGTTTTGGCCTACCTGCCAGGGCGCCAGCGGGAACTGCTGATGCGGGTGGCGCGGCGCCCCGCCTTGGGCGgccggctgctgctgctgttgcttgcGGCCGCCACGGCCACGGCGGCCACCGCGACGCTCGGCGGGGGGCGGCGGCAGAGCCAGTTGCTGCTGCGGGTAGGGgaacccgggcggcggcggcgcctgaaAGGGGCCCGGTGCAGGCCGCGGCTGAGGGGCCGGGGCGGTGGGCGGCGCGCTGCCGTGGGTACCGGCGGTGAGGGCCGTGTGAGTGGCCCGTGTACGCGACATCCGCATCCTCCTCTCCTCCAGCTTCAGGTACGCGACTATCTTGGGGAAAGTCGGGTTGGTGATGAGGAGGATGTTGGAGGCAGCGTTCCTGAAGTTGTCGTTCAGGCCGGCGATGAGTGTGCTGAGAAGAAGCTCGTCGGAGACCTTCTCACCGAGGTCACGGAGCTCGTCAACAAGCTTCTTGAGGCACATGCAATAGTCGTCAACGGACGAGTCGAGCTGCTGGCACCCAAAGAACTCACCGTGCAAGCAAACCTTGCGCTGGAgcgcgttgtcggtgaagaggccgttgagcttggtccaaaCGGCGTGAGCATCATCGTCGGCGGAGACCACCGTGTGGAAGAGGTCCTTCGAGATGATGGTGTAGAACTAACGGATGAAGGTGGCGTCGATGGACAtccactcctcatcgtcctccatgaATCGGGAATCCACGGAGCCATCAATGTGATCCCAGAGGTTGTACTCACGGAACACAAGGGAGAAGTATGTCTTCCAGGCATAGTAGGTGGAGGTGAGATGATCGAGGACGACGGGAACCCGACCGAGGATGTTGAGATCACGGATGACGACGGGGTCGGGACCGTCGAACGGGTTGGTGTGTCGGCTGCGGGTGGTGCCGGAGGAACCGGGGGAGGCCATGAGTCCGGGAGGGGAGGTGGTGCGGCGGCACGCGGGGAGGGCGGTGCGGTTAGGGTTAGGGTAGGGAGGGCGGAAGCGTGGGGAAGAGGCGGCTGCCGGAcacacgggcggcggcgcggcggcagcggcggcgtggtgcggcggcggcggcggcgatgggatcgcggcggcggcgccggcagcAGAGGGTTAGGGTTTAGGATCCGAGGTATGATACCATGTTGGAAACGAGAGTTTTGGCAATGCtactcgatgtattgatcggtgcatagctcacgtatatatggagtacaaagtgggctacaacctcaactatacaatgactaggagATGGACCGAGGTATACAAcatacatgcacaaaccatatgTTCAACACGGTTGACACTTGCCAGTCAGCATTTTTGGGCTAAAGCGACGCTAGGGTTTGATTTGGACCGGGATTAATTAGTTTAGGGTGCGAGTGACAGGCATTTTGACTTCGGAGTTTGATTCGCCGAGTGCAGGTGGCGATGCGACGTCGCGAGACGACAACGAGCGCGGTGTACCGGTGGGGTGCTGGGGCGACGGGGTTGGGAGGCGGAAAGCGCGGCGCTGCGACGTCGCGGCCAGGCCAAGGCCGCGCGACCCGTCGGCACCCGGCAGGCAAGCACGACGATTCTGTCTCGATCGGAGAGGGTGAGGCGATTTCGGGAACGTACACGCACAAAGTGGACGCACGCGATCAATTCCAACTGCCTATCTCTCCCCGCGATTTGGTCAAAAAAGGGGATAGATTCTACTCCTCTCCTACCTTTGTCTCTCGATCACTCTTCACAGGTCCTGCCGGTGCTTACCGACACGGCACGGCACGGCACATTGTCGTCGCCCAACAGAATAACGAGATTGGCACGACGCGGAACAAAGACTGACATAATTCGGGAGCTCACCGACGGATACAGCATCACGACGTCATCATCCGACAACAGAGGATGTTGCTTCGTCGTATCATGCCGACAACAGTCCAATGCACGGTATGCACCTGCATATCAACTCTTGAATCGGTTACTCTTTACAGCATGCTTTACTTTGTTTATATGTTCATGCACATATGTAGATATGTACATTTGTCCTTCCTCCTTTTTGAATTACTTATCATAGAAAATAATAAAAATGAATGTAtgtagaattaaaatacatctaaatgCATTCATTCATGCAATAAGTAATTTCGGACGGAGGGGTAGTAGATGACTGTTGTTTCAGATCTTCATGTCATGACAGCCATGCTATACTATGGAAATGTACATGCGTGTTCTGTTGACGCCATGAATAACTATTTTTCTCGCTTTTTCTGACATTTTATCATGCTCCAGAGAACCAAAACAGTCCCACGCCGGTCATTCGGTCAACACGACCGAGGAACAGTGGTAACGCGAACGCGGCGGCACCGGCATGCATGCAACCAATTGTCACCGTACGTCGACCGCAAAGCTCTCATGGCCGCCCACCGTCTCCGGCCGCCACCCCCTACAAAAACCCGGCGACTCCGTTCCCGTCCAAGCATCGCACGCCATCTATCAACCCTTCCGCCACCTTGTCTCTCACTCGCGAAAGCCCCGTCCACAGGTTACGTACGTGCGCAGAAACGAGAACATGGCCCAGAGCAGGACCACCGCCGTCGCGCTGCTCCTGATCGCCGTCCTGGTGGCGGCCGCGTCGGTGCCGGCGGCGACCGCCTTCGGCTGCTACGACGACTGCTACGAGCGCTGCGCCAACGGCGCCAAGGAGGACCCAGCCTGCACCAAGATGTGCGGAGAGGCATGCGGCGTCGGCGGCAAAGGCGCCGGCGCCGCCGGCGGCGCGCCCGCCGCTTGAGccgatcatgcatgcatgcatgcatggcatcGCACACAACTCAAGATACGCACGTACGACCGATCATCGGAGGAAACATGCGCGCCTGCATGCTCTGTTCGTTCATTCGTTCGTGACTAGCTAGTTCTTCTTGAATTCATTTGCTATTGTCTTTGATTTTCAACCTGGTGCGTGCTTGCATGCATGATAGGTGGAATCAAGTTCCGGCCGGCGTCGAGTTTATTGTTTTTTTTCGAGTTCTTGATTGTTTTtcgagatagctacccgcttatttcACGCGGTAAGTTTATAATTATTAATTGATTTAATTTAAATATCTATCTCTGGTTCCATGTAGATGTGTGGGTGCCGATCGTCATCATCTCTTGTTAATTATTTTCGCTGTATCTCCTATATATggacaagatgagtctatagcctaataaatgaagtgttacatgttaccacacatatgttactccccactatagaggtagtaacatagagtagtaacatgtcTAGTAACATGAGACATGTTACTACTCTATATTACTACCCATTATGGCTAGTCTTACTCTCACACAATGTCTACTTTAGTGTGGATCTAGGCATGGGTGGCCTGACCAGATGGAGGCTTGGAGCGGGCTTTGGCTCCAGTTTTTCACCCGTGAGCCTGGGCCGAAAACCCGAATACTTAAAACCTATGACTTGGTGAAAATATGTGCATtgctccctccgtctcaaaataagtgtcactaaaaataaataaataaataaataaatgataaTAAATCCTTTATGAGAAACACCTATAACTTCATTCATACTCACAACTATTAAAGATGCATTCCTTTTGAACCATGCTTCAAGAAATTACAAACAACTCCTACAGCTAAGAATTACAATAAATCTCTTGGAGGCATCTTTTCCGTAGTATCAACCTTTGCAAGATGAAATATTGCCAAGACTTCAACAAATAGACCGCAATTCGACTGGAGTAGCGATACTGCGACTCGTTCAGCTGCACAAACTTGATTACCAATAAAACTCCATGAGTCACCTATCAAAAATATGAGAAACTGTGATCGATGAACGTACTTGGCCCGAAGATGATCCCATAAAAGTATAGTGATTAACCACAAAATATTCACCATAATGTCGAGGGAACATTTCAACTTCAAACAGGAAATTAAACCATCAAAAGCAGCATGATACAATAACATAAATTCATCATATTCGAATAATCAACGCTGTGAGAACTACTAGGTGCTAAAAATGAGTATAAATTTCAGGACGACTAGAGGAGCCCATCTCTTAGTCCCAAGAAGGAATGTGGTGGCTAGGGGACCAAAATTACTCCTCATGCGGCCACTGCTAATTGATGTCATTGAATAGAAAATGCCACTATTTTCATTTTATTTGGGTCGGCTTTGGATCTTAGGGTCAGCTTTTTAAAGCATGTTCCGAAAAGCTCAGTCCCTAACCTCTTCGCTCCTAGGATACTGTAGGAACCTATCCCGGAGCTCCGTCAACTACGTGGACAAACCCGAGGAGGATTGGAGTCCGGAAAAATTTGAAGGAGCATCGCGCCTACAAGGACTGaaaaccctaacctaaactactaactgGAGCGGAGGCACCGGGATTCCCCCTCCCCACCACTGGCCGTCGGAACGGCGGGTAGAGGGGAGGAAAATCCACGGGCTCGCCAGTGAATCCTGTAGGGGAGAGCTTGCCCTAGCCGCCTAGGGTTACAGGAGAAAACAAGAGAAAGTCTTCAGTAAGATAGAAATGACCTTTGCAAAGGGTAGCCCATAATTGGTGACATCCTAAAATGATAGTCGCAAAGCATCAAGATTAAGAGGTAAAAACACACTCAAGATTAAGAGGTACAAACACTCTTCTAATCATGCCAAGCACATGATTCTTCTACTCCAACGAGCAAGAGAACGAGACATAGTTTCTGGTACTCCACAAAGACAGCTCTGCTTTTTCAAACCTTTCAAGACTAAATAACAGCATGTGGACGCCCCGCCTAGACATTTACAAAAATAGATAAATGCATGAAGCCATGAACCCGTCGGAATACGCGCGGCACCGTCCCCACCCATTGCCCAACGGCCGACATCACACAGAAACTTCTATTTGCGGCAGTTCGGACATAGTACTATACTCCTACTTCAGGGTCAAGTAGCTTTTTGGTCGCCCTGCGCAATTTCAACGGGCGACGTCGGGCAGACCGACGCAAGCAAAGCATATGCTAAACTTAATCCCGCTACTAACCTAATTTACCTACCCCCACCTAACTATCCTAGTAGTTTAATTAACCCCGTCGATACGGGGCATATGCGCGCGTTTGAACGAATCCAGGGTCGGTGACTTTTGCACAAAAGGAATATGAAATGGCAGCAGGAGACTTTGCGTCGTGTGATATACTGTATAGCTTAGCTGCTCAGTCTTTGTCAATCGGTTAGCTGCTTCTCAGTTCCCTAATGGAGACGGTAATGTTGCATGTGGGTTGAGATCAAGCTTACTTTACGTTTGTT
This window of the Triticum aestivum cultivar Chinese Spring chromosome 5D, IWGSC CS RefSeq v2.1, whole genome shotgun sequence genome carries:
- the LOC123125313 gene encoding uncharacterized protein; this encodes MAQSRTTAVALLLIAVLVAAASVPAATAFGCYDDCYERCANGAKEDPACTKMCGEACGVGGKGAGAAGGAPAA